The sequence CGGGGATACGGATGCGGTTTTATCTGTCAATGGCTACCCTGCCCGTCGACGTTGGGATTAGTGGCGAATTTGGGCCAGGTCGTCAGCGGTCAGCCCGGTCATTTTCATCACCGAATCGCGATCGAGGCCGTTGGCCAGCATGGTCCGGGCAACTTCGAGTTTGCCTTCAAGCATCCCTTCCTGACGCCCTTTTTCTTCACCTAACAGCATACCTTTCTGCAAGCCGCGTTGTTCGCCCTCAAGGCGGAGTTTTTCTGCAATCGTCATCAGAGTATCCTCATGTTCCGGCACCCGTGATGCCAGGGTTGATAATAGTTCGCCCGGGTTGCGGGTTTCACCAACCTGCAGCATGTAATTCATCAGTGACGTCAGCTGCTCATTGGTAGTGTAACCGGCCAAAAGCAGTGTGACCAGTTGTTCCAGCAGCTCGGCCAGGTCGCGTTGACGGACATGTTTTTGCAGCAATTCCAGGATGGCCACGCGACGGTGCTGCATGATTTGGTCGTCAGGAATAACCGTGACGTCGACCAGCGGGAATTCACCACTATACAGCTGGCCGGCCAGCTCCGGATCACTGAATGCCTGCAGCCAGCTCATCGGATATGGGTATGGTGTGACTTGCCCATGATAGAACAGGATTGGGATAACCAGCGGCAGTTGCTCGTTGCCGGCGGCAAGGTGGCGTTGCATGGCGGCAATCGCATACCGCATTAAACGGAAGGCCATCTGTTTGTCGGGGGAGCTCTGGTGTTCTATCAGCGCGTAAATGTAGCCGTCACCCTGCCCGGCCTTCAGCGAATAGAGCACGTCAGAGTAATAGGCGCGTAGATCATCTTCAACGAACGAGCCGGATTCCAGTCGCAGAGTATTCAGATCGCACGCCTGGCGCAATGCCGGTGGCAAATGCACCTCCAGAAAATCTCGGGCTGTTTCCGGGTGTGTCAGAAACTGTTTGAACAGCGCATCATGTGCAGTTGGGGTCGTTTTCATGATGGTATCCTATCATGTTCCGGTGAAAGCTCACTATTTGGCATAAAAACCGCGCTCTCTGTCGAAAACGATTAATTTGGGTGGCCAGCCTTAATGATGCCTGGGTAAAGTTTATCAATGCTGACGTAATACTCGCCTCTTTCTGCCGCGATGCGTATTTTCCTTTCAAGCATGTCAATCAAGCTGATATTATTCAACAGCATGTGATATAAATCATAGCCTGTTACACAGATAACGCTTTTTGAATTTCCCCAGGCATTCAATGCGTCAGGTGAAAAGCCTTGCCAACTGATAAAAACCCCGCGAGTCCAGGTTGCTTTTTGCGTTAGTTTCCCCTGAAAGACATGCAGGTCGAGGGCTGAGGTTTTTTGATTGTGCCACTTTGCTTCAATAAGGTAGGTTTCATTGTGTAAGTTGAAGCTCCCGTCAATTTGCTCACCGGTAATCCTAAATCCAGCATTGGGCGACAGGCGGAATGCGGAAAAGAGTTCGTTAAGCCATCCTTCAAATCGGTATCCCCGTTGCTGAGGGGGCATTGATTTCATGGTTTCCAATTCATTAAGAAAATAACCTACATCAATGGACTGAATGACAGAAATGGTTGGCGGTATTATTCCTTGAGCAGAGACTATGTCGGTATTATTTATTCTCTCAACAAGTTGAGCATATAAGATTTCATCCCGCGCCGTGACAGGATCTGTTGTCATTAATTTACGATAAACCCACAGCTTATCGATGACTTTTAACACTGTATCGCGGTCGGTCTTTTTGATAAAGCACCGTAATCTTTTTGCTTTTGAATCGCCCTCATCAAGATATATTTCGTTATCAATATCAATGGAAAGTTCTTCTTCAAAAAACTCCCGCATCGTTCTATTTGAAAAGTCCAATACATAACCGGAGGCGCTTTTAAATATTTCATCGAACAGTTTAATGTCCTGCTGGGTAAATTTCATATGTTGTGAGCGGCCTTATGCGTTTATCTTATCTATCCATCCCACCATTTTATCGTGCTTTCGACAAAGTTCCAAAGCTGTTGCGGTTTGCTTCTGTTTCAGTGATTGGGCATTACCGGTAGACTCCCCAACCGCCCTGCCCGGCCGCCCCCTGGCTGATTTTCCCTTGTGTCACAGCGGATTAGGGACGGTGTTTGCGTTACGCCTGTCATGTCGGCGCCAACCGGCGTCATTGATGATTGTGTTTTTTACGCACATTACGTTTTTTCCCCAATATTTATGCGATGCTGTCCTGACCGATCACCGATTTATTCGGCTTCACGGCGCCGGGGCTGACACGGCACAATAGTGCATTGAGCGCCAACCCGGCGATCGCCGAGGGTGTCAAAGCGCGATCGCGGCCTTTGAAGGCCGAAAAGTGCACAGAGTGCGGAGAATGAAAAATTGAGTATCATCCCCCTCGAGATGGGACAGATTTCACGTAGCGCGATCAGTCTGCCTGGCGGCTTCGCGCGCGCCGTGCGGCTGCGCGAAATGGCCTTGGCCGCCTCACTGGATGTGCCCCGCTACCTGCTGGCGCCCGAAATTGCGGTGCTGCTCGACTACCTGCCCGATCTGCGCCAGCGCATGCTGATCGAAACCCTGTGGAACACCGGCGCGCGCATCAATGAAGCCCTGGCGCTGACGCCGGGGGATGTGTTCTTCAACGGCGATCTGCCGTTTGTCCGGCTGCGCACGTTGAAGCAACGCGCGCCCCGGCCGCGCCGCCGGCCGACCAAGGAAGAGCAGCAGCGACGGGAGGCTCCGTTCCGGGCTGTGCCGCTGCCGGATGCGGGGTATGTGCGCCGGCTGCAGGGCTATTTTGCGACATTCAAGTTGCTGACACGCCGGGCGACGCCGATGTGGGATGTGGCCAGCCAGGAGACGCCGCGTAACTGGTTGCGGGCGGCGGTTCGCCGTGCCGCCCAGGATGGCGTGACTTTTTCGGTGCGCCCCATCACCCCGCACACGTTCCGCCACAGCTATGCGATGCATCTGCTGATGAACGATGTGCACGTCAAACAGGTCCAGGCGCTGATGGGCCACAAGCGCCTGGAAAATACCGAAATTTATACCCGGATCTTCGCCCTGGATGTCACGCCGGATCTGGCTTTCTCCCTGCCCGTTGATGAAGCGCGGGAGCTGCTGGCGCTCCCTTATCTAAGATAACTATCTGGTTTTACAATTAATCGCAAATACGATTTTACGGAAAAGCGTATTTGATGATTTCAGTATTGACCTTGCCCGCGCTTATGCATACACTGCAATTGAATCGTAATTGTTAGTTTGCAGAAATACGGTTTTACTGAAAATCGTAATAACTCATACCAGGAGTACCTGATGATTATCTCTGTACTGAACCAGAAAGGGGGAGTTGGCAAAACCACTCTCAGCGTCAATATTGCTGCCCGTCTGGCGGCGGATGGTGCCCGCGTATTGCTGCTTGATGCCGATCCTCAGGGTAGCGCCCTGGATTGGGCGGCAGCACGGGAAGATGAGTCCGCTTTCCCGGTGCTGGGGTTGCCGCGCGCCACGCTGCACAAGGATATCGGCAAATTCACCCAGGATTATGACCACATCATCATTGATGGCCCACCCCGCGTCACGGATCTGGCCCGTTCCGCCATTATGGCGGCAGACCTGGTGGTGATCCCTGTTCAGCCCAGTCCGTATGACGTGTGGGCGGCACAGGAAGTGGTCACATTGATCCAGGAAGCCAAGATTTATAAAGAAAACCTTAAATCTGTATTTGCGGTTAATCGTAAAATCGTAAATACTGCGATAGGCCGCGATGTGGGCGAGGCGCTGTCGACGTATGAAACGCCGGTGCTGAAGGCCACGGTTTCACAGCGCGTGATTTTCGCTGAGGCCGCTGCGGTCGGTAAAGCCGTCTTCGAGCTAGAGCCGGATTCGGCGGCGTCAAAAGAGATCGGCGCCCTGGTTAACGAAATTTTGGAGCAATAAGTATGAGTGGGAAAAAAGTGACTTTCGGTGCCAAGCCAACCAAACCTGCACCCAGTGCGGATGCCTGGGTGGAAAGTCGCGCTGTCGAAGAAGCACCACTGCAGCCGGTCGAGAAAATGAAGCGACTCACGATTGATATCCCGGAGAGCCTGCATAAGGCCATCAAGTCTGCCTGTGCCCTGAGGGGCACCAAGATCGCCGATGAGGTGCGCGAGCTGTTATATGATAAATACGGAAAAGAGTAATTCTGTATTTACTGTTTTACGATTATGCGATTTTAAGATTAAACGCTTTTGCGTTTATGGTGAGACGGTAGGGCAGGCAGGTTACGACTCATCATTGCTGTCGAGCCGTAACTCCCTGCGTACCGTTTGAAAGCTATCATTACGATTATCTGTATTTAATGAAAATCATATTTCTTTAAATACAGAAATCAGTAACGACTATGCCACTCGTGGGCGCTCCTCGCGCAAATCAATGTGCAGGCCCATCATGGCCATTGTGAGCCTCACCTGGACGGCGCTGGTGACGGCAACCAGGTTGGATAATTCGAGTTTTTGGCGTGCCTTCTGCATGTGAGGCGTTGTGCAGAACTGCGTCGTCGGTGATAACGCTCACTTCTACTTGTACTTTGCATATTTGGCGTAATTTGGGCGTCCGGGCGCGCTGTCGTGCTGCGCATGGCGCCGTCGAGCCGTCGCCACCCTTCGGGCGTCCACGGTTAGGAAACTCAATCGACCTTTATTGGGTTTCCTAACCATGAACAGTGGCAAGGAAGAACCCCATATGGTGCGGACTGTCGCAGAGTAATGCTGAAAAATGCCTGTTTTGATATTATTTTAATCTAAAACCTGATTTTCAGGCGCACTTATCCAAAGCTGGGCCCTGAAGCCATCGCTTTTTCGCCATCCGCTGCAGCCTGTCAGAGAGCATTTTTGTCGCGTGCTCGCCCGCCACGGCGCCGGCAAAACGCAGCCGGCCTTTGCAGAGGATACACTGGTACGGATCGGTGCCCAGGAAGCCCTTCATCAGCACTGCGAAACCGGGCCGCTTTGGTTTTTCCCGTACCGTCATCGCCAGGGCGTCGTAGACCTTCGGCAGTAGTGAGCCCCGCTTGCGGTTGGCCAGGAAGCCGTAGTAGCGCACCATCTTAAAATGCCGGGCCGGGATATGACTGACGTAGCGCTGCAGCATCTCCTCCTGGCTGATTTTCTGGCGTTTGTGCTGCTGCGTGCGGTGATCGTAATACTGATGGACCACGGCCCCGCCGCGGTAATGCCGGAGCTGTGAAGCCGCCACTGGCGGACGTTTCAGGTACCGGCCCAGGTATTTCACGCTGCGCCAGGCGCCGCGGGTCTTTTTGGCAAAGTGAACTTTCCAGGAACGGCGATACTGGGCATGCAGGTAGCGGTGCCACCGGTCTTCATTACGGATATGGCCGAGACCCGGCAGGGCGCCGGGGTTGATTTGCGCGTAGTTGTCGCGCAGCAGGTAAACCACGGCGTTGCGCCAGATTTGCTCTACCTCTTTCTTTTTAAAGAAGAGCTGCCGCCAGGTGCTGTGTTTGATGTCGAGACCGCCGCGGGTGACAGACACGTGGATATGCGGATGCTGATTGAGTTGCCGGCCGTAGGTGTGGAGCGCGCAGAAGATACCGACCTCGATGGTTAGGAAACTCAATCGACCTTTTTTTAGTTTCCTAACCATGGACGGGGGCAATGAGGATCACCATGTGGTGCGACCTGTCGTGTGGTAATAGGTATAAATGACAGTTTTGCCGTGTTTTTACGCTAAAACTCTTTTTTCAGGCACACTTATCCAGAGCCGGGGTCTGAAGCCATCGTTTTTTGGCCATCCGGTGCAGCCTGTCAGAGAGCATTTTTGTCGCGTGCTCGCCCGCCATGGCGCCGGCAAAACGCAGTCGGCCCTTGCACAGGATGCACTGATACGGATCGGTTCCCAGGAAGCCTTTCATCAGCACCGCGAACCCGGGACGTTTCGGTTTTTCCCGTACCGTCATTTCCAGCGCATTGTAGACCTTCGGCAGCAGTGAGCCTCGCTTGCGGTTGGCCAGAAAACCGTAGTACCGCACCATTTTAAAATGCCGCGCCGGAATATGGCTGACGTAACGCTGCAGCATCTCCTCCTGGCTGATTTTCTGCCGTTTGTGCTGCTGCGTGCGGTGATCGTAATACTGATGCACCACGGCACCGCCGCGGTAGTGGCGCAGCTGTGAGGCCGCCACCGGCGGGCGCTTCAGATAACGGCCCAGGTATTTCACGCTGCGCCAGGCGCCGCGGGTCTTTTTGGCAAAGTGCACTTTCCAGCAACGCCGGTATTGTGCATGCAGGTAGTGGTACCACCGATCTTCGTTACGGATATGGCCCAGGCCCGGCAGGGCGCCGGGATTGATGCGGGCGTAGTTGTCCCGCAGCAGATAGACGACGGCATTGCGCCAGATGGCTTCCACTTCTTTCTTTTTAAAGAACAAATTACGCCAAGTGTTGTGTTTGACATCAAGTCCGCCGCGGGTAACGGAAACGTGGATGTGCGGGTGCTGATTGAGCTGCCGGCCGTAGGTATGGAGCGCACAGAAGATACCGACTTCGATCCCCTGTTGACGTGCCCAGCGGAGCATGGCACGCGTGGCGCAGCGAAACAGGTCGTTCAGCAGCGGCCAGTTGTTGTTGAAGAACGGCCACAGCAGGTGCGGCATGGTGAAGGTGATATGTTGCCAGTCGCAGTCGGGCAGGATGTGCTGCTGTTCGGCAGTCCATTGCTCAGTGGCCTTGAGGCCACAGCTGCTGCAGGCTTTGGATTTGCAGCTTTGGCAGAAGAAGCGGGCGTGGGTGCAGCCCGGCGAGGCGCAGCAGTAGCGGCGTACGCCCATGGCACAGGTGCCGCAGGCAAGCATGCGCTCGACGGCGAGTTTGGTCCAGTCGCTGAGGGCGTCACCGTGTTTGTCGAGATAGCGGCTCCAGCCTTCGTCATGCTGGAACAGCAGCTTTGCGGGGCGCGGAATATACATGGGGCAGAGTCTACAGGGCATTATCGGGCAGGAAAAGGGCGTCGGCGCCAGCCGGCTCACGTCGCAGACTTGCTCATTTTATGCGGGTGTTAACGCGGCAGGGGCATGCTCCCCCTGCGATCGATAGGGCTGTCAGACAGCGTCGGCGTTGAGGTGAAGCTGGATCTTAAAGACGGTTGAGGCAGCTGCGCTGCCGTGCTCGTCCCGCAGGGGCGCTACGTTCATGTGTTGTGGAAACAGGCAGTTACTATAGCCTAGGTAATTAAGGGACACAGCCTAATGTTAAGGCGAACGGTGCTAAGCACCGTTTTAAATAGCCTTTGCAGAGCCTACCAGAATATGGTGCTGATTTATTAGCCCTGATTTCTGGGGATCTCTCAGCCCGCAGGGGCACTAAATTCGTGGCAGGTGTACCAGTAATATTCCGCCGGCACTTGATGGTTCGTTATAACATAACAAAAAAACATTGACTTTATGGCCTACCCGTTTGTAGATTCCATATCGTAACATTTGTTTTCTTATTAAATTGTTTAGCAACCAAGGAGAGTATGATGAAAGAATTATCACAAGTTGAAGTTAAGATGGTTTCAGGGGGGAGTATGGGTGCTTTACTTAAACTTCTCGGCGGACTCATTAGTACCACGGTGACTAAAAACGCTGGAGCTGTCGCAAAATATGGAGCTGGCATCGTTAAAAAAGCTGGCGAAGGGGTGGCAATTGGTGCTGGTGCTACAGCAACAAATGAGTTGATTAAAAACCAAATAAACGGAAACAAAAAACCTTAAATGGTTAATTTATTAACCGTTATATGTCTGCCATTGTTTTAAATGGCAACGTTAATAACACTCGAGCTAGCACTATCGCTATCTGCCACGTCCTGAATTAGGGAAGTAAGGTCAGTGCCGCTAAATTTAAATAGTGCTTCGTCGGGGATATTGATATAAAATAGTAAACGAACCACCTACCTAGTAAGGTGGTTTTTCCCTCCCCTAAGGAATAAACGGTGTTTCGTCAAGAAGCGGTCGATAACCATAAATTGAAATGGCGTGGCCGGGCATTGCTATTGCCTGGTATTCCCTTTTGGCTCACGGCAGGGCTCTGCCTGTTTTTTCTCATTGCTTTTCTCACTTTCGTGATCGCAGGTACCTATACCCGGCGGGTCAACGTAACCGGTGAGATCAGCACCTATCCCCGGGCCGCCAATGTCTATTCCTCCGTTCAGGGGGTAGTGGTCAAACAATTTGTCACCGAAGGGCAGGTGATCGCCGCCGGAGCGCCAATTTACCAGATTGACGTCAGCAAAAGTACCCGCAGCGGGGTGGTCAGCGATAACCAGCAACGGGATATCGATGACCAGCTGGCGCGCATTGCGCAAATCATCAGCCGACTGGAAAGCAGCAAGCAGGCCACGCTCACCATGCTGGAAAAACAGAAGGTGCAATATACCGCCGCGCTCACCCGCTCCACCGACATCCTCCGACGCGCCCAGGAAGGGATACGCATCATGAAGGATAACATGGAGAACTACCGGCACTATCAGACCAAGGGGCTGATCAACAAGGATCAGCTTACCAACCAGGTGGCGCTGTACTACCAGCAGCAGAACAACCTGCTGAGCCTGTCCGGACAGAACGAACAGAATGCGCTGCAGATCACCGCACTGGAAAGCCAGATCCATACCCAGGCGGCCGAATTTGATAACCAGATCTACCAGATGGAGTTGCAGCGCTACGAACTGCAAAAGGAGCGACTCAACATCGATGCCGGCGGGGCGATCATCGTTCGCGCGCTGGCAGGCGGCCGCATCGACTCGCTGAGCGTCACGGTTGGCCAGATGGTCAACGTGGGTGACAGTCTGCTGCAGGTGATCCCCCACGACATCGATCACTACGCCCTGGTGCTGTGGGTGCCCAACGACGCCATCCCCTACATAGCGACCGGTGACAAGGTCAATGTGCGTTATGACGCCTTTCCGGCGGAAAAATTCGGCCAGTTTGCCGGTACGGTGTCCGTCATCTCCAAAGCCCCGGCCTCACCACAGGAAATGCAGACCTATCAGGGGGCGCCCAAAGCCGCGCTGTCTGCCACCGTGCCGTACTACAAGGTCATCGTCAGACCAGAGAAACAGGCCATTGCCTACGACGGTAAACATCTGAGCCTGGAAAACGGCATGAAAGCGCAAAGCACCCTGTTTCTGGAAAAAAGGAAGATTTATCAATGGATGCTGTCACCGTTCTACGACATGAAGCACAGTGCAACGGGGCCGGTCAATGAATAAGCTCTCGTTCAAACAATTGGTTAGCCAGTTGGCTCTGCGGCTGCGCCACCGGGTTCCTATGGTGCACCAGACCGAGTCGTCGGAATGCGGACTGGCCTGTCTGGCGATGATCTGCGGTTATTTCGGCAAAAACATCGACCTGATCGCACTGCGCCGGCAGTTCAACCTGTCAACCCGCGGTGCAACGCTGGTTGGACTGACCGGCATCGCCGAGCAATTGGGGTTGAGCACCCGTCCTCTGTCTCTGGATCTGGACGAACTCGGTGCGCTAAAACTGCCCTGCATTCTGCACTGGGAATTCAACCATTTCGTGGTGCTGGTCAGCGTCAACGGTCACCGCGCGGTGCTGCATGATCCGGCGCGCGGGCGCCGGGCCGTCAGCCTGACGGAACTGTCGCACAGTTTCACCGGCGTAGCGCTAGAGGTCTGGCCCGGCAGCACCTTCATCGCCGACAGCGTCCGCCATCAATTCAGCCTTCGTTCGCTGATCGGCAGTGTACACGGTCTCAAGGGGGCGCTCGGTAAGATCTTTTGCCTGTCTTTGGTGTTCGAAATCATCAACCTGGTGATGCCCATCGGCACGCAGCTGGTGATGGATCACGCTATTCCCGCCGGGGATCGTGGGTTACTGACGCTCATCTGCGTTGGGCTGATGCTGTTCATCCTGTTGCGTGCCGCCATTGGCATGGTGCGCGCCTGGTCCGGACTGGTCATGTCGACGCTCATCAACGTGCAGTGGCAGTCCGGCCTGTTTACCCACCTGTTGCGCCTGCCGCTTGGTTACTTTGAACGGCGCAAGCTAGGTGACATTCAGTCTCGCTTCGGTTCACTGGATACGCTGCGCAGCACCTTCACCACCAGTATCGTCGGCGCCATCATGGATGGCATCATGGTGATTGGTGTACTGGTGATGATGGTGCTGTATGGTGGCTGGCTGAGCGGGGTGGTGGTCGCCTTCACCGGGCTCTACGTGCTGATGCGCCTGCTGACCTATGGGTATTATCGCCAGTTGTCTGAAGAAGCGCTGGTGAGAAATGCCCGCGCCGGTTCCTATTTTATGGAGACGCTGTACGGTATTGCCACGGTCAAGATGCAGGGCATGGCGGAACGCCGCATCGCCCACTGGCTCAACCTGGAAATCGACAGCATCAATACCGATATCCGGATCACCAAAATGGATATGTTGTTTGGCGGGATAAACACCTTCGTGGCAACCTGTGACCAGGTTGTCATACTGTGGCTGGGGGCCAGCCTGGTGATCGACAATCAGATGACCCTCGGCATGTTCGTTGCGTTCGGCGCCTTTCGGGGACAGTTTTCTGACCGTATTGGGTCGCTGACGGAATTTTTGTTGCAGCTGCGCATGATGAGCCTGCATAACGAACGTATTGCCGATATCGCCCTGCACCCACGAGAAAACCGTAAACCCGACCTTCCCTACGCGGGGGGAATGCACCCCGCGGGGCTGTCTACCCACGCCCTGAGCTACCGGTACGATAGTCAGTCACCGGCAGTCTTCGATGCCCTGAACATCAACATTGCGCCAGGCGAGTGCGTGGCCATCGTCGGCCCGTCCGGCACTGGCAAGACCACGTTGATGAAGGTGCTGTGCGGGCTGTTTCCCCCAAATTCAGGGCAGGTTGAGGTGAACGGCATCGATATCCGGCAGCTCGGCATCAACAACTACCACAAGATGATCGCCTGCGTGATGCAGGACGACAAGTTGTTCTCCGGCTCGATTCGGGAAAATATCTGCGGATTCACAGATGAGTTGGATGACGCCTGGATGGAAGCCTGTGCCCGAACCAGCTATCTGCATGAGGTGATCATGGGCATGCCGATGGGGTACGAAACCCTGATTGGTGAGCTGGGGGAAGGATTATCCGGCGGGCAGAAGCAACGCTTGTTCATTGCCCGGGCCATTTACAAGAGGCCGGCGATTTTGTTCCTGGACGAGGCGACCAGTGCGCTGGACAAGGAGAGTGAAACGAGGGTGAATCAGGCGATTAAGGCACTCAGTATTACGCGGGTGATCATTGCCCATCGAGAATCAACCATTGCGTCGGCAGATCGGGTGATTAACCTAGACGACAGCAGGTGTCAGCGCCAGTGATATAAGGTAAACTGTACTAGGCTGTGTCCCTTATGTTTGAGCGCCCTGAAAACATCAGTGAGTTGGGTGGAGTGGCAACTCATACGGATGCCGCCTGGCAAAAACAGCATAATGGGATCGTTGACCATCTGCGACGGATTTCCAGCAGGTAAGTCCGTGGAAATATGTACCGGAAGCAATCCTGACTCATTTTTCCTGCGTTCGTATTTTGCGACCACCTGCGGCCATTCGCGCATCGCAGTAAAGGCAATATGATGTAGTTCGGCATATTGCTGCCGGGTAAGTCCACTGGAGCGCCAGGCGGCGACATGGTGTTTTTTATCTTCAATAGTCCATCGTTTTTTCGTAAGCGTCACATTTGAACCGTATTGACGCTTAGAGTGAGGTGAGATCGA comes from Serratia marcescens subsp. marcescens ATCC 13880 and encodes:
- a CDS encoding Rpn family recombination-promoting nuclease/putative transposase; protein product: MKTTPTAHDALFKQFLTHPETARDFLEVHLPPALRQACDLNTLRLESGSFVEDDLRAYYSDVLYSLKAGQGDGYIYALIEHQSSPDKQMAFRLMRYAIAAMQRHLAAGNEQLPLVIPILFYHGQVTPYPYPMSWLQAFSDPELAGQLYSGEFPLVDVTVIPDDQIMQHRRVAILELLQKHVRQRDLAELLEQLVTLLLAGYTTNEQLTSLMNYMLQVGETRNPGELLSTLASRVPEHEDTLMTIAEKLRLEGEQRGLQKGMLLGEEKGRQEGMLEGKLEVARTMLANGLDRDSVMKMTGLTADDLAQIRH
- a CDS encoding restriction endonuclease — translated: MKFTQQDIKLFDEIFKSASGYVLDFSNRTMREFFEEELSIDIDNEIYLDEGDSKAKRLRCFIKKTDRDTVLKVIDKLWVYRKLMTTDPVTARDEILYAQLVERINNTDIVSAQGIIPPTISVIQSIDVGYFLNELETMKSMPPQQRGYRFEGWLNELFSAFRLSPNAGFRITGEQIDGSFNLHNETYLIEAKWHNQKTSALDLHVFQGKLTQKATWTRGVFISWQGFSPDALNAWGNSKSVICVTGYDLYHMLLNNISLIDMLERKIRIAAERGEYYVSIDKLYPGIIKAGHPN
- a CDS encoding tyrosine-type recombinase/integrase, with amino-acid sequence MSIIPLEMGQISRSAISLPGGFARAVRLREMALAASLDVPRYLLAPEIAVLLDYLPDLRQRMLIETLWNTGARINEALALTPGDVFFNGDLPFVRLRTLKQRAPRPRRRPTKEEQQRREAPFRAVPLPDAGYVRRLQGYFATFKLLTRRATPMWDVASQETPRNWLRAAVRRAAQDGVTFSVRPITPHTFRHSYAMHLLMNDVHVKQVQALMGHKRLENTEIYTRIFALDVTPDLAFSLPVDEARELLALPYLR
- the parA gene encoding ParA family partition ATPase codes for the protein MIISVLNQKGGVGKTTLSVNIAARLAADGARVLLLDADPQGSALDWAAAREDESAFPVLGLPRATLHKDIGKFTQDYDHIIIDGPPRVTDLARSAIMAADLVVIPVQPSPYDVWAAQEVVTLIQEAKIYKENLKSVFAVNRKIVNTAIGRDVGEALSTYETPVLKATVSQRVIFAEAAAVGKAVFELEPDSAASKEIGALVNEILEQ
- a CDS encoding plasmid partition protein ParG, with the translated sequence MSGKKVTFGAKPTKPAPSADAWVESRAVEEAPLQPVEKMKRLTIDIPESLHKAIKSACALRGTKIADEVRELLYDKYGKE
- a CDS encoding IS91 family transposase; this encodes MYIPRPAKLLFQHDEGWSRYLDKHGDALSDWTKLAVERMLACGTCAMGVRRYCCASPGCTHARFFCQSCKSKACSSCGLKATEQWTAEQQHILPDCDWQHITFTMPHLLWPFFNNNWPLLNDLFRCATRAMLRWARQQGIEVGIFCALHTYGRQLNQHPHIHVSVTRGGLDVKHNTWRNLFFKKKEVEAIWRNAVVYLLRDNYARINPGALPGLGHIRNEDRWYHYLHAQYRRCWKVHFAKKTRGAWRSVKYLGRYLKRPPVAASQLRHYRGGAVVHQYYDHRTQQHKRQKISQEEMLQRYVSHIPARHFKMVRYYGFLANRKRGSLLPKVYNALEMTVREKPKRPGFAVLMKGFLGTDPYQCILCKGRLRFAGAMAGEHATKMLSDRLHRMAKKRWLQTPALDKCA
- a CDS encoding HlyD family secretion protein codes for the protein MFRQEAVDNHKLKWRGRALLLPGIPFWLTAGLCLFFLIAFLTFVIAGTYTRRVNVTGEISTYPRAANVYSSVQGVVVKQFVTEGQVIAAGAPIYQIDVSKSTRSGVVSDNQQRDIDDQLARIAQIISRLESSKQATLTMLEKQKVQYTAALTRSTDILRRAQEGIRIMKDNMENYRHYQTKGLINKDQLTNQVALYYQQQNNLLSLSGQNEQNALQITALESQIHTQAAEFDNQIYQMELQRYELQKERLNIDAGGAIIVRALAGGRIDSLSVTVGQMVNVGDSLLQVIPHDIDHYALVLWVPNDAIPYIATGDKVNVRYDAFPAEKFGQFAGTVSVISKAPASPQEMQTYQGAPKAALSATVPYYKVIVRPEKQAIAYDGKHLSLENGMKAQSTLFLEKRKIYQWMLSPFYDMKHSATGPVNE
- a CDS encoding peptidase domain-containing ABC transporter; translated protein: MNKLSFKQLVSQLALRLRHRVPMVHQTESSECGLACLAMICGYFGKNIDLIALRRQFNLSTRGATLVGLTGIAEQLGLSTRPLSLDLDELGALKLPCILHWEFNHFVVLVSVNGHRAVLHDPARGRRAVSLTELSHSFTGVALEVWPGSTFIADSVRHQFSLRSLIGSVHGLKGALGKIFCLSLVFEIINLVMPIGTQLVMDHAIPAGDRGLLTLICVGLMLFILLRAAIGMVRAWSGLVMSTLINVQWQSGLFTHLLRLPLGYFERRKLGDIQSRFGSLDTLRSTFTTSIVGAIMDGIMVIGVLVMMVLYGGWLSGVVVAFTGLYVLMRLLTYGYYRQLSEEALVRNARAGSYFMETLYGIATVKMQGMAERRIAHWLNLEIDSINTDIRITKMDMLFGGINTFVATCDQVVILWLGASLVIDNQMTLGMFVAFGAFRGQFSDRIGSLTEFLLQLRMMSLHNERIADIALHPRENRKPDLPYAGGMHPAGLSTHALSYRYDSQSPAVFDALNINIAPGECVAIVGPSGTGKTTLMKVLCGLFPPNSGQVEVNGIDIRQLGINNYHKMIACVMQDDKLFSGSIRENICGFTDELDDAWMEACARTSYLHEVIMGMPMGYETLIGELGEGLSGGQKQRLFIARAIYKRPAILFLDEATSALDKESETRVNQAIKALSITRVIIAHRESTIASADRVINLDDSRCQRQ
- the tnpA gene encoding IS66 family insertion sequence element accessory protein TnpA gives rise to the protein MTLTKKRWTIEDKKHHVAAWRSSGLTRQQYAELHHIAFTAMREWPQVVAKYERRKNESGLLPVHISTDLPAGNPSQMVNDPIMLFLPGGIRMSCHSTQLTDVFRALKHKGHSLVQFTLYHWR